Proteins from a single region of Sphingomonas swuensis:
- a CDS encoding DUF3667 domain-containing protein — translation MNALDKDIAAAQQAQCLNCAAPLSGPFCASCGQKARINRSLAAFFSDLLAGLFNFESRFWRTLPMLAWCPGDLTRRYVEGQRARFISPIALYLFSVFLMFAALGSMGGAMAGLNVNNGLAKARTENQAQLAALDRQRAEAVRTKSPTVELDRQIAAKRGEIADIDRTIKGDFSTELESGNDGAPAWVVEGVRKVAANPREFMSHVQEAASKYSWALIPLSLPFMFLLFPFSRRHVFDHAVFVTYSLSFMMLLILAGSLLVVVGAGIMAPWLLLVPPFHMYRQLKGAYQLRWWSALLRTFVLLTFSFIALLLFAGAMVALNLVA, via the coding sequence ATGAACGCGCTCGACAAAGACATCGCTGCTGCCCAGCAGGCGCAGTGCCTCAACTGCGCCGCGCCGCTGAGCGGCCCGTTCTGCGCCAGCTGCGGGCAGAAGGCCCGGATCAACCGCTCGCTCGCCGCCTTCTTCAGCGATCTTCTCGCCGGACTGTTCAACTTCGAAAGCCGCTTCTGGCGCACCCTGCCGATGCTTGCCTGGTGCCCGGGCGACCTTACCCGCCGCTACGTCGAGGGGCAGCGCGCACGCTTCATCTCGCCGATCGCGCTTTACCTGTTCAGCGTCTTCCTGATGTTCGCCGCATTGGGCTCGATGGGCGGTGCGATGGCTGGACTGAACGTCAACAACGGCCTCGCCAAGGCCCGGACGGAAAATCAGGCCCAGCTTGCGGCGCTCGATCGGCAACGGGCCGAGGCTGTCCGCACAAAGTCTCCGACGGTCGAGCTGGATCGCCAGATCGCCGCCAAGCGAGGCGAAATCGCCGACATCGACCGGACCATCAAGGGCGACTTCTCGACCGAACTGGAGAGCGGCAACGACGGGGCGCCCGCTTGGGTCGTCGAGGGCGTCCGCAAGGTCGCCGCAAATCCCCGCGAATTCATGAGCCACGTCCAGGAAGCCGCGTCCAAGTACAGCTGGGCGCTGATCCCCTTGTCCTTGCCCTTCATGTTCCTGCTCTTCCCTTTCAGCAGGCGGCACGTCTTCGATCACGCGGTGTTCGTGACCTACTCGCTGTCCTTCATGATGCTTCTGATCCTTGCCGGAAGCCTGCTGGTGGTGGTGGGAGCCGGCATCATGGCGCCGTGGCTGCTGCTGGTCCCGCCCTTCCACATGTATCGCCAGCTCAAGGGCGCCTACCAGCTGCGCTGGTGGAGCGCGCTGCTGCGCACCTTCGTGCTGCTGACCTTCTCCTTCATCGCCCTGCTGCTGTTCGCGGGGGCGATGGTCGCGCTCAACCTCGTCGCCTGA
- a CDS encoding nicotinate-nucleotide adenylyltransferase, whose translation MTRRIGLLGGSFNPAHRAHRAMSLAAASALGLDEVWWLVSPGNPLKPKAGMAPYAARLASAREMARRSPIKVSDIERRLGKVYTVDTLEVLVRRYPRDRFIWLMGEDTVAQFHQWKDWRRLAATVPIAVLSRPGYDDEARTASASGWLRRFVRPGSQAKQWTRWSAPAIVFLRLPPDRTSATQLRAADPRWHERFVRNTNAPSCVDHLREYRRDLGRHP comes from the coding sequence GTGACACGGCGCATCGGGCTTCTCGGCGGCAGCTTCAATCCGGCGCACCGCGCGCACCGGGCGATGAGTCTTGCCGCGGCCAGTGCGCTCGGGCTCGACGAGGTGTGGTGGCTGGTCTCGCCCGGCAATCCGCTCAAGCCCAAGGCCGGGATGGCACCCTATGCGGCGCGACTCGCCTCGGCCCGGGAGATGGCCCGGCGGTCGCCGATCAAGGTCAGCGACATCGAGCGGCGGCTGGGCAAGGTCTACACCGTGGATACGCTCGAGGTTCTCGTCCGCCGCTACCCGCGCGATCGCTTCATCTGGCTGATGGGCGAGGATACTGTGGCGCAATTCCATCAGTGGAAAGATTGGCGGCGGTTGGCGGCAACGGTGCCGATTGCCGTTTTGTCGCGTCCGGGATATGATGACGAGGCTCGGACGGCTAGCGCTTCGGGCTGGCTCCGGCGCTTCGTCCGGCCCGGCAGCCAGGCAAAGCAGTGGACGCGGTGGAGTGCCCCGGCGATCGTCTTCCTGCGGCTACCGCCCGACCGGACTTCCGCCACGCAGCTCCGCGCCGCCGACCCCCGCTGGCACGAACGTTTCGTCCGCAACACGAACGCACCATCGTGCGTTGACCATTTGAGAGAGTACAGGAGAGACCTTGGCCGACACCCCTGA
- the rsfS gene encoding ribosome silencing factor, translated as MRSLDDDQALDIVSIPLAGKSSIADHMVIASGRSTRQVASMANKLADRLKQDYGKLVRIEGLPTADWVLIDADDIIVHLFRPEVRSFYNLERMWAFGDDKAVAAG; from the coding sequence ATGCGCAGCCTCGACGACGATCAGGCCCTCGACATCGTTTCCATCCCACTCGCCGGCAAGTCGAGCATCGCCGACCATATGGTGATCGCCAGCGGCCGCTCGACCCGGCAGGTGGCGAGCATGGCCAACAAGCTCGCCGACCGCCTTAAGCAGGATTATGGCAAGCTGGTCCGGATCGAGGGCCTGCCGACCGCGGACTGGGTGCTGATCGACGCCGACGACATCATCGTCCACCTCTTCCGCCCCGAGGTCCGCAGCTTCTACAATCTCGAGCGGATGTGGGCGTTCGGCGACGACAAGGCGGTCGCGGCGGGGTGA
- a CDS encoding 23S rRNA (pseudouridine(1915)-N(3))-methyltransferase RlmH, which yields MLLHIIARGKIGRSPEAELVERYMKRLQWPSKISELPDRGGTPPPALSPTVTVLLDERGKALASSDLAERLGRWRDEGRRECRFLIGAADGHSDEVRAGADLLLSFGPATWPHMMARAMLAEQLYRATSWLAGHPYHRQG from the coding sequence ATGCTCCTTCACATCATCGCGCGCGGCAAGATCGGCCGCTCGCCCGAGGCCGAACTGGTCGAACGCTACATGAAGCGGCTGCAATGGCCGTCGAAGATCAGCGAGCTGCCCGACCGCGGCGGAACCCCTCCCCCTGCCCTCTCTCCGACCGTGACCGTCCTCCTCGACGAGCGCGGCAAGGCACTGGCGTCGAGCGACCTGGCCGAACGGCTCGGGCGCTGGCGCGACGAGGGACGGCGCGAGTGTCGCTTCCTGATCGGCGCCGCCGACGGCCATTCGGACGAGGTGCGTGCAGGCGCCGACCTGCTGCTGAGCTTCGGACCGGCGACCTGGCCGCACATGATGGCGCGGGCGATGCTGGCCGAGCAGCTCTATCGCGCCACCTCCTGGCTTGCGGGACATCCCTATCACCGGCAGGGTTGA
- a CDS encoding murein hydrolase activator EnvC family protein yields MRALALLLAAPLLLSAADPLIEAEREARAAEAEQRRLEQVESQARGAAARASAAAAAAAQAMLAADARIAASEAELASLARRQAVLDQRLAQARAPAANLLAGLVQSARRPAWVVLASHGGADEQVRLAALVRHVRPEVDRRSAALRGEVEALRAVTERQRSLVAALGEQRAAAKTAQQRFARLEQDALAASAASGRQALAAGDTVVDRADRLASLRSETEQRAAANRLAAALAQLPEAEPRPVADAGSAQAESFAWRVPASGRLLTGVGELMDNGVRSRGLTIAAGRGAQVVAPAGGTVVFSGPFRRREGVLIIDHGGGRMTLLSGLRPTRRVGERVAPGERVGSALGDLTAELFRGGTVEPAALIARSS; encoded by the coding sequence ATGCGAGCCCTCGCCCTCCTCCTTGCCGCGCCGCTGTTGCTGTCGGCGGCCGATCCGCTGATCGAGGCCGAGCGCGAGGCGCGCGCGGCAGAAGCCGAGCAGCGCCGGCTCGAGCAAGTCGAGAGCCAGGCCCGCGGCGCGGCGGCCAGGGCCTCGGCGGCGGCGGCGGCGGCGGCGCAGGCGATGCTCGCCGCCGACGCCAGGATCGCCGCGAGCGAGGCGGAACTGGCGAGCCTCGCACGACGCCAGGCGGTGCTTGACCAGAGACTGGCACAGGCGCGAGCGCCGGCCGCCAATCTCCTTGCCGGGCTGGTGCAGTCGGCTCGGCGACCGGCGTGGGTTGTTCTTGCAAGCCATGGCGGCGCCGACGAGCAGGTCCGGCTGGCGGCGCTGGTGCGGCACGTCCGGCCCGAGGTCGACCGGCGGAGCGCGGCGCTTCGCGGCGAGGTCGAGGCACTAAGGGCGGTGACCGAGCGGCAGCGCAGCCTGGTCGCCGCGCTCGGCGAGCAGCGCGCCGCCGCGAAGACGGCCCAGCAGCGCTTCGCAAGGCTGGAGCAGGACGCGCTTGCGGCCTCTGCGGCGAGCGGCCGGCAGGCACTTGCGGCCGGCGACACGGTGGTCGACCGGGCGGACCGGCTGGCCTCGCTCCGGAGCGAGACCGAGCAGCGTGCCGCGGCGAACCGGCTGGCGGCCGCGCTCGCGCAGCTGCCCGAAGCCGAGCCGCGCCCGGTCGCCGATGCCGGGTCCGCTCAAGCGGAGTCCTTCGCCTGGCGCGTTCCGGCGAGCGGGCGCCTGCTCACCGGGGTCGGCGAACTGATGGACAATGGCGTGCGCTCGCGCGGGCTGACGATCGCCGCCGGACGCGGCGCGCAGGTGGTTGCCCCGGCGGGCGGCACGGTCGTCTTCTCGGGGCCGTTCCGCCGCCGCGAAGGCGTGCTAATCATCGATCATGGCGGCGGCCGGATGACCCTCCTCAGCGGACTTCGCCCGACGCGCCGTGTCGGCGAGCGAGTCGCGCCGGGCGAGCGGGTCGGAAGCGCACTCGGCGACCTGACCGCCGAACTGTTCCGTGGCGGTACGGTGGAGCCGGCGGCCCTCATCGCCCGTTCATCCTGA
- a CDS encoding S41 family peptidase, with amino-acid sequence MIRKLLPPLALVGALALVPLTTATVAAADTDTYKELETFMGVFERVRANYVDTVDDHTLIKGAIDGMLASLDPHSSYVEASDFAQLKTTTDGNYGGLGLSVTQEDGTVKVISPTEDTPADRAGIKSGDYITHLDGELLYGLDLDASVEKMRGPPGSAIKLTIVRPGRDKPFDVTLRRERIELRPVKWELKDGVGVLNINQFSANVGEQVAAALTAMDKAAGSAKPIGYIVDLRSNPGGLLDEAVSVSDAFLERGEIVSERGRARDDIERFYARPGDLTAGKPLIVLVDAGSASAAEIVAGALQDHRRALVMGERSFGKGSVQTVIQLDQASALRLTTARYYTPSGRSVQAGGIEPDILVPQLSDPDYKDRPTVREADLRRHLISQNKVDDKLLEKDANVDPRFSASAAELEKKGIKDFQLDYAVKTLRRLATGPAGTSRAG; translated from the coding sequence ATGATCCGCAAGCTGCTTCCGCCCCTGGCTCTCGTCGGCGCTCTCGCGCTGGTTCCGCTCACCACCGCGACGGTCGCCGCCGCGGACACCGACACCTACAAGGAACTCGAGACGTTCATGGGCGTGTTCGAGCGGGTGCGCGCCAACTATGTCGACACCGTCGACGACCACACGCTGATCAAGGGCGCCATCGACGGCATGCTCGCCAGCCTCGATCCGCACAGCTCCTACGTCGAGGCGTCGGACTTCGCCCAGCTCAAGACCACCACCGACGGCAATTACGGCGGGCTTGGCCTGTCGGTCACGCAGGAGGACGGGACGGTCAAGGTGATCAGCCCGACCGAGGACACGCCGGCGGATCGCGCGGGGATCAAGTCGGGCGACTATATCACTCACCTCGACGGCGAGCTGCTCTACGGGCTCGACCTCGACGCCTCGGTCGAGAAGATGCGCGGGCCTCCGGGCTCGGCGATCAAGCTGACGATCGTCCGTCCGGGCCGCGACAAGCCGTTCGACGTCACGCTGCGCCGCGAGCGGATCGAGCTTCGCCCGGTCAAGTGGGAACTGAAGGACGGAGTCGGGGTCCTCAACATCAACCAGTTCTCGGCCAATGTCGGGGAGCAGGTCGCCGCCGCCTTGACCGCGATGGACAAGGCCGCGGGCTCGGCCAAGCCGATCGGCTATATCGTCGACCTGCGCAGCAATCCGGGCGGCCTCCTCGACGAGGCAGTGTCGGTCAGCGACGCCTTCCTCGAGCGTGGAGAGATCGTTTCCGAGCGCGGCCGGGCGCGCGACGACATCGAGCGCTTCTATGCCCGTCCGGGCGACCTCACCGCGGGCAAGCCGCTGATCGTGCTGGTCGACGCCGGATCGGCGAGCGCGGCCGAGATCGTCGCCGGCGCGCTCCAGGACCATCGCCGCGCGCTCGTCATGGGCGAGCGCAGCTTCGGCAAGGGTTCGGTGCAGACGGTGATCCAGCTCGACCAGGCAAGCGCGCTGCGTCTGACTACCGCGCGCTACTACACGCCGTCGGGCCGCTCGGTGCAGGCGGGCGGGATCGAGCCGGACATCCTCGTTCCGCAGCTCAGCGACCCCGACTACAAGGACCGGCCGACGGTGCGCGAGGCGGACCTCCGCCGCCACCTCATCAGCCAGAACAAGGTCGACGACAAGCTGCTGGAGAAGGACGCGAACGTCGATCCGCGCTTCTCGGCAAGCGCCGCCGAGCTCGAGAAGAAGGGCATCAAGGACTTCCAGCTCGACTATGCGGTGAAGACGCTGCGGCGGCTCGCGACGGGTCCGGCGGGCACCTCGCGGGCCGGCTGA
- a CDS encoding disulfide bond formation protein B has product MDARSGSLTGVASGPARLGQWLAILVPGALLAGALGSQHLGGLNPCEMCYWQRYPHWVALALGGLSFFLPARARLLTILAAIAIAVSGAIGLFHAGVEARWWEGLTACSSMVQGGSTAELLNSILNTPVVRCDQVQWSFLGLSLAAWNAIISLSSAGAILWLTNRR; this is encoded by the coding sequence ATGGACGCGCGCAGTGGTTCGCTTACCGGGGTAGCTTCCGGTCCGGCGCGACTTGGACAGTGGCTTGCGATCCTGGTCCCGGGCGCACTGCTCGCCGGGGCGCTCGGCTCCCAGCATCTCGGCGGATTGAACCCCTGCGAGATGTGCTACTGGCAGCGCTATCCGCACTGGGTTGCGCTGGCGCTCGGCGGATTGTCCTTCTTCCTGCCCGCCAGGGCGCGGTTGCTGACCATCCTTGCCGCCATCGCGATCGCGGTGTCGGGCGCGATCGGCCTGTTCCACGCCGGGGTCGAGGCGCGCTGGTGGGAAGGTCTCACCGCCTGTTCGTCGATGGTCCAGGGTGGAAGCACCGCCGAGCTTCTCAACTCCATCCTCAACACGCCCGTGGTGCGCTGCGACCAGGTCCAGTGGAGCTTCCTCGGCCTGTCGCTTGCGGCGTGGAACGCGATCATCTCCCTTTCCTCCGCTGGAGCGATCCTATGGCTGACGAACCGACGCTGA
- a CDS encoding demethoxyubiquinone hydroxylase family protein, whose translation MADEPTLSRSWKPGDRRSDLASMIRVDHAGEYGATRIYAGQLAVLRGSSRAAHLVAHMAAQEERHLARFNQLLTERKVRPTLLKPLWHVGGFALGAVTALISEKAAMACTEAVETEIDKHYEEQLVELGDSDAELSGDIRQFQAEELEHRDTAREHGALEAAGYPVLSAAIRTICKVAIAASKKI comes from the coding sequence ATGGCTGACGAACCGACGCTGAGCAGGAGCTGGAAGCCGGGCGACCGGCGCTCGGACCTCGCCTCGATGATCCGGGTCGACCACGCCGGCGAGTATGGCGCGACCCGAATCTATGCCGGGCAGCTTGCGGTGCTCCGCGGCTCCTCGCGCGCGGCGCATCTCGTCGCGCACATGGCGGCGCAGGAGGAGCGGCACCTCGCCCGCTTCAACCAGCTGCTGACCGAGCGCAAGGTGCGCCCGACCCTGCTCAAGCCCTTGTGGCACGTCGGCGGCTTCGCGCTCGGGGCGGTCACCGCGCTGATCAGTGAAAAGGCCGCGATGGCCTGCACCGAGGCAGTCGAGACCGAGATCGACAAGCATTACGAGGAGCAGCTGGTCGAACTCGGCGATTCGGACGCCGAGCTGTCCGGCGACATCCGCCAGTTCCAGGCGGAGGAGCTCGAACATCGCGACACCGCTCGCGAGCATGGCGCGCTAGAAGCCGCCGGCTATCCGGTGCTGAGCGCGGCCATCCGCACCATCTGCAAGGTCGCGATCGCCGCCTCCAAGAAGATCTGA